A window of the Candidatus Margulisiibacteriota bacterium genome harbors these coding sequences:
- a CDS encoding helix-turn-helix transcriptional regulator produces the protein MDYQRLVKELRVKLILSQQEFADLLNVSFASINRWETGKHEPTIKIKRKIVELCKANNIDLEGKE, from the coding sequence ATGGATTACCAACGACTAGTTAAGGAATTAAGAGTGAAACTAATTTTATCTCAACAAGAATTTGCTGACTTGCTTAATGTTTCTTTTGCATCTATTAATAGATGGGAAACAGGGAAACATGAGCCAACGATCAAAATAAAGAGAAAAATTGTTGAACTTTGTAAAGCAAATAATATTGACCTGGAGGGTAAGGAATAA